One region of Cyanobium sp. M30B3 genomic DNA includes:
- the rseP gene encoding RIP metalloprotease RseP, translated as MGVLTALAILAGLIVVHEAGHFLAATWQGIRVSGFSIGFGPVLLERQRRGVQFALRAIPLGGFVAFPDDDEQSGIPRTDPDLLSNRPLPQRALVIAAGVLANLLLAWLVLVAQGVVVGIPAGFSATPGVLVSGVQAGQPAAMAGLQPGDRILRVNDTAIAGGQEAVAALVEQVKASPDRPLAVVAERGQRQLQLRLTPSAVGGSGRIGAQLQPYGNEAYRPARGPLEPIRQANSDFSALLRRTAGGFVTLITHFGETAGQVSGPVKIVEMGANLAEQGGSSLFLFTALISINLAVLNALPLPLLDGGQFALLLVEGLRGRPLPERFQMAFMQSGFVFLVGLSLVLIVKDTSQLPAVQQLLGR; from the coding sequence ATGGGTGTTCTTACGGCCCTGGCGATCCTGGCGGGCCTGATCGTGGTGCATGAGGCCGGGCACTTCCTGGCCGCCACCTGGCAGGGCATCCGCGTCAGCGGCTTCTCGATCGGCTTCGGGCCGGTGCTGCTGGAGCGCCAGCGCCGGGGCGTGCAGTTCGCCCTGCGGGCCATTCCCCTGGGCGGCTTCGTGGCCTTTCCCGACGACGACGAACAGAGCGGCATCCCCAGAACCGACCCCGACCTGCTCAGCAACCGGCCCCTGCCCCAGCGCGCCCTGGTGATCGCCGCCGGCGTGCTGGCCAACCTGCTGCTCGCCTGGCTGGTGCTGGTGGCCCAGGGCGTGGTGGTGGGCATTCCCGCCGGCTTCAGCGCCACCCCCGGCGTGCTGGTGAGCGGCGTGCAGGCCGGCCAGCCGGCCGCCATGGCGGGTCTGCAGCCCGGCGACCGGATCCTGCGGGTGAACGACACGGCGATCGCCGGCGGCCAGGAGGCCGTGGCAGCGCTGGTGGAGCAGGTGAAGGCCTCCCCAGACCGGCCCCTGGCCGTGGTGGCCGAGCGCGGCCAGCGCCAGCTGCAGCTCCGGCTCACCCCCAGCGCCGTGGGCGGCAGCGGCCGCATCGGCGCCCAGCTGCAGCCCTATGGCAACGAGGCCTACCGGCCCGCCCGCGGCCCCCTCGAGCCGATCCGCCAGGCCAACAGCGACTTCAGCGCCCTGCTGCGCCGCACCGCCGGTGGGTTTGTCACCCTGATCACCCACTTCGGCGAAACCGCCGGCCAGGTGAGCGGTCCGGTGAAGATCGTGGAGATGGGCGCCAACCTGGCCGAGCAGGGGGGCAGCAGCCTGTTCCTGTTCACCGCCCTGATCTCGATCAACCTGGCGGTGCTCAACGCCCTGCCCCTGCCCCTGCTGGACGGCGGCCAGTTCGCGCTGCTGCTGGTGGAGGGGCTGCGCGGCCGGCCGCTGCCCGAGCGGTTCCAGATGGCCTTCATGCAGTCGGGCTTCGTGTTTCTGGTGGGGCTGAGCCTGGTGCTGATCGTGAAGGACACCAGCCAGCTGCCGGCGGTGCAGCAGCTGCTCGGCCGCTAG
- a CDS encoding polyribonucleotide nucleotidyltransferase, producing MQGQTQSISFDGREIRLTTGRFAPQAGGSVMVECGDTAVLVTATRSGGREGIDFLPLICDYEERLYAAGRIPGSFMRRESRPPERATLIARLIDRPMRPLFPGWMRDDLQIVATCLSLDERVPPDVLAVTGASLATLLAKIPFHGPMAAVRVGLLGDDFILNPSYREIERSELDLVVAGTPEGVIMVEAGANQLPEQDVIEAIDFGYEAVCDLIKAQQTLLKELGIEQVIPEPQALDATLPAFLEKQCAKPIGEVLKQFQLSKAERDAQLDAIKAGVAETIAGLKDDDAVKQAVASSGKALGNSYKALTKKLMREQIVKDGKRVDGRNLDEVRPISAAAGVLPKRVHGSALFQRGLTQVLSCATLGTPSDAQEMDDLNPSTEKTYLHHYNFPPYSTGETKPMRSPGRREIGHGALAERALVPVLPAKESFPYVLRVVSECLSSNGSTSMGSVCGSTLALMDAGVPLKAPVSGAAMGLIKEGEEVRILTDIQGIEDFLGDMDFKVAGTEKGITALQMDMKITGLAVKTVAEAVNQARPARLHILEKMLEAIDKPRDGLSPHAPRLLSFRIDPELIGTVIGPGGRTIKGITERTNTKIDIEDGGLVTIASHDGAAAEEAQKIIEGLTRRVSEGEVFTGGVTRVIPIGAFVEILPGKEGMIHISQLSESRVEKVEDVVNVGDQVTVRVREIDNRGRINLTLRGVPQGEPPAA from the coding sequence GTGCAAGGACAAACTCAGTCGATCTCCTTCGATGGTCGGGAGATCCGGCTGACCACCGGTCGGTTCGCCCCCCAGGCCGGGGGCTCGGTGATGGTTGAGTGCGGCGATACCGCGGTGCTGGTCACCGCCACCCGCTCCGGCGGCCGCGAAGGCATCGATTTCCTGCCCCTGATCTGCGACTACGAGGAGCGGCTGTATGCCGCCGGCCGCATCCCCGGCAGCTTCATGCGCCGCGAGAGCCGCCCGCCCGAGCGCGCCACCCTGATCGCCCGGCTGATCGACCGGCCGATGCGGCCCCTGTTCCCGGGCTGGATGCGCGACGACCTGCAGATCGTGGCCACCTGCCTCTCCCTCGATGAGCGGGTGCCGCCCGATGTGCTCGCCGTGACCGGCGCCTCCCTGGCCACCCTGCTGGCCAAGATCCCCTTCCACGGGCCGATGGCCGCCGTGCGGGTGGGGCTGCTGGGTGACGACTTCATCCTCAACCCCAGCTACCGCGAGATCGAGCGCTCCGAGCTCGACCTGGTGGTGGCCGGCACCCCCGAGGGCGTGATCATGGTGGAAGCGGGCGCCAACCAGCTGCCCGAGCAGGACGTGATCGAGGCCATCGACTTCGGCTACGAAGCGGTGTGCGATCTGATCAAGGCCCAGCAGACCCTGCTCAAGGAGCTGGGCATCGAGCAGGTGATCCCCGAGCCCCAGGCCCTGGACGCCACCCTGCCCGCCTTCCTGGAGAAGCAGTGCGCCAAGCCGATCGGCGAGGTGCTCAAGCAGTTCCAGCTCAGCAAGGCCGAGCGCGACGCCCAGCTCGATGCCATCAAGGCCGGGGTGGCCGAGACGATCGCCGGCCTCAAGGATGACGACGCCGTGAAGCAGGCCGTGGCCAGCAGCGGCAAGGCCCTGGGCAACAGCTACAAGGCGCTCACCAAGAAGCTGATGCGCGAGCAGATTGTCAAGGACGGCAAGCGCGTCGACGGCCGCAATCTCGACGAGGTGCGCCCGATCAGTGCCGCCGCCGGCGTGCTGCCCAAGCGCGTGCATGGCTCGGCCCTGTTCCAGCGCGGCCTCACCCAGGTGCTCTCCTGCGCCACCCTCGGCACCCCCTCCGATGCCCAGGAGATGGACGACCTCAACCCGTCCACCGAGAAGACCTACCTGCACCACTACAACTTCCCGCCCTACTCCACCGGCGAGACCAAGCCGATGCGCAGCCCCGGCCGGCGCGAGATCGGCCACGGCGCCCTGGCCGAGCGGGCCCTGGTGCCCGTGCTCCCCGCCAAGGAGTCCTTCCCCTACGTGCTGCGGGTGGTGTCGGAGTGCCTCAGCTCCAACGGCTCCACCTCGATGGGCTCGGTGTGCGGCAGCACCCTGGCGCTGATGGATGCCGGCGTGCCCCTCAAGGCGCCGGTGAGCGGCGCCGCCATGGGCCTGATCAAGGAGGGCGAGGAGGTGCGCATCCTCACCGACATCCAGGGCATCGAGGACTTCCTCGGCGACATGGACTTCAAGGTGGCCGGCACCGAGAAGGGCATCACCGCCCTGCAGATGGACATGAAGATCACCGGCCTGGCCGTGAAAACCGTGGCCGAGGCCGTGAACCAGGCCCGCCCCGCCCGTCTGCACATCCTCGAGAAGATGCTCGAGGCGATCGACAAGCCCCGCGACGGCCTCAGCCCCCACGCCCCGCGCCTGCTCAGCTTCCGCATCGATCCTGAGCTGATCGGCACCGTGATCGGCCCCGGTGGCCGCACGATCAAGGGCATCACCGAGCGCACCAACACCAAGATCGACATCGAGGATGGCGGCCTGGTGACCATCGCCAGCCACGACGGCGCCGCCGCCGAGGAGGCCCAGAAGATCATCGAGGGCCTCACCCGCCGCGTGTCGGAGGGCGAGGTGTTCACCGGTGGCGTCACCCGGGTGATCCCGATCGGTGCCTTCGTGGAGATCCTGCCCGGCAAGGAGGGCATGATCCACATCTCCCAGCTCTCCGAATCCCGCGTCGAGAAGGTGGAGGACGTGGTGAACGTGGGCGATCAGGTCACGGTGCGGGTGCGCGAGATCGACAACCGCGGCCGCATCAACCTCACCCTGCGCGGTGTGCCCCAGGGCGAACCGCCGGCGGCCTGA
- the serS gene encoding serine--tRNA ligase, translated as MLDQRLLRDNPDHIASQLARRGLTIDLTGLQAIARLERDLQDQRSQLQAEGNQIGKQVGQLIQGGADPKGPEVLALRQRGNAIKQEVAGIEEQEKALEHQLRDALIALPNLPGPEVPEGSSEADNVEVKRWGTPRQEAGLEEHWQIGERLGLWETERSVRIAQSRFITLMGAGARLERALISFMLDRHTARGYTEVLPPILVNSASLTGSGQLPKFAEESFRCAEDDLWLTPTAEVPLTSLHRDEVLAAEQLPLRYCAYTPCFRREAGSYGRDTRGLIRLHQFNKVELYWFCLPEQSAEAHEQITRHAEGILETLELPYRRIELCTGDLGFSAARTFDLEVWLPGAGAYREISSCSVCGDFQARRAAIRCKHPDSKGTQLVHTLNGSGLAVGRTMAALLENGQQADGSVRLPAALAPYFGGDTIAGR; from the coding sequence GTGCTCGACCAGCGCCTGCTGCGCGACAATCCCGACCACATCGCCAGCCAGCTGGCCCGCCGCGGCCTCACGATCGACCTCACCGGCCTGCAGGCGATCGCCCGGCTGGAGCGCGACCTGCAGGACCAGCGCAGCCAGCTGCAGGCGGAGGGCAACCAGATCGGCAAGCAGGTGGGCCAGCTGATCCAGGGCGGCGCCGATCCCAAGGGGCCGGAGGTGCTGGCGCTGCGCCAGCGCGGCAATGCCATCAAGCAGGAGGTGGCCGGCATCGAGGAGCAGGAGAAGGCCCTGGAGCACCAGCTGCGCGACGCCCTGATCGCCCTGCCCAACCTGCCCGGCCCCGAGGTGCCCGAGGGCAGTAGCGAGGCCGACAACGTGGAGGTGAAGCGCTGGGGCACGCCGCGCCAGGAGGCCGGACTGGAGGAGCACTGGCAGATCGGCGAGCGGCTGGGGCTGTGGGAGACGGAGCGCTCGGTGCGCATCGCCCAGAGCCGCTTCATCACCCTGATGGGCGCCGGCGCCCGCCTGGAGCGGGCCCTGATCAGCTTCATGCTCGACCGCCACACCGCCCGCGGTTACACCGAGGTGCTGCCGCCGATCCTGGTGAACTCGGCCAGCCTCACCGGCTCGGGCCAGCTGCCCAAGTTCGCCGAGGAGAGCTTCCGCTGCGCCGAAGACGACCTCTGGCTCACCCCCACCGCCGAGGTGCCGCTCACCTCCCTGCACCGCGACGAGGTGCTGGCCGCCGAGCAGCTGCCCCTGCGCTACTGCGCCTACACCCCCTGCTTCCGCCGCGAGGCCGGCTCCTACGGCCGCGACACCCGCGGCCTGATCCGCCTGCACCAGTTCAACAAGGTGGAGCTCTACTGGTTCTGCCTGCCGGAGCAGTCGGCCGAGGCCCACGAGCAGATCACTCGCCACGCAGAGGGGATCCTGGAAACCCTGGAGCTGCCCTACCGGCGCATCGAGCTGTGCACGGGTGATCTCGGCTTCTCCGCCGCCCGCACCTTTGATCTGGAGGTGTGGCTGCCGGGCGCCGGCGCCTACCGCGAGATCTCCAGCTGCTCGGTGTGCGGCGACTTCCAGGCCCGCCGCGCCGCCATCCGCTGCAAACACCCCGACAGCAAGGGCACCCAGCTGGTGCACACCCTCAATGGCTCCGGCCTGGCCGTGGGCCGCACCATGGCCGCCCTGCTCGAAAACGGCCAGCAGGCCGACGGCTCCGTGCGCCTGCCCGCCGCCCTGGCCCCCTACTTCGGCGGCGACACGATCGCCGGGCGCTGA
- the nth gene encoding endonuclease III: protein MPRFPSARQRAPLILERLGELYPHATCSLDWRTPYELLIATMLSAQCTDERVNRITPALFERFPDAAAAAAVEPQDVEPYVKSAGFFRNKAKNIVASSRLLLERHGGEVPQTMEELLELPGVARKTASVVLAWCFGINAGVTVDTHVSRLAQRLRLSRKSEPRQIEPDLMKLVPQAHWQTLSIRLIFHGRAVCTARKPDCPGCPIADLCPMGRQGPGKASG, encoded by the coding sequence GTGCCCCGCTTTCCCTCGGCCCGGCAGCGGGCTCCCCTGATCCTGGAGCGCCTGGGCGAGCTCTACCCCCACGCCACCTGCTCGCTGGATTGGCGCACGCCCTACGAGCTGCTGATCGCCACCATGCTCTCGGCCCAGTGCACCGATGAGCGGGTGAACCGGATCACCCCGGCGCTGTTCGAGCGCTTCCCCGATGCCGCCGCCGCCGCAGCTGTGGAGCCGCAGGACGTGGAGCCGTACGTGAAGTCGGCGGGCTTCTTCCGCAACAAGGCCAAAAACATCGTGGCCAGCTCGCGGCTGCTGCTGGAGCGCCATGGCGGCGAGGTGCCGCAAACCATGGAGGAGCTGCTGGAGCTGCCCGGCGTGGCCCGCAAGACCGCCTCGGTGGTGCTGGCCTGGTGCTTCGGCATCAACGCCGGCGTCACCGTGGACACCCACGTGAGCCGCCTGGCCCAGCGCCTGCGCCTCAGCCGCAAGAGCGAGCCACGCCAGATCGAGCCCGACCTGATGAAGCTGGTGCCCCAGGCCCACTGGCAGACCCTCTCGATCCGGCTGATCTTCCACGGCCGGGCCGTGTGCACCGCCCGCAAACCCGACTGCCCGGGCTGCCCGATCGCCGACCTCTGTCCCATGGGCCGGCAGGGGCCGGGGAAGGCCAGCGGGTAA
- a CDS encoding 3'(2'),5'-bisphosphate nucleotidase CysQ: MPAAPLVLPSGISLDGLLAELRRLSWGAADILRAYGRGEQPPYGFPPALSVDNGGEGPVSAADLAVNQWLLDGLNGAFPDAAWTLLSEETAKDQLTAGEPLAAEWLWILDPLDGTKDFLQGTGEYAVHLALAHRGVPVLGVVLLPEMEQLWLGVTEELAGAPGQAWCEDRAGQRTPVAFSGRRQLGELVLVASRNHRDARLEQLLAALELGDTKAIGSVGGKVATILRGETDLYISLSGKSAPKDWDMAAPDAVLRAAGGAFSHADGRALSYNTGDVRQAGCLIASHGPAHLQLCERAAAAMAAIDPGFPV; encoded by the coding sequence ATGCCCGCCGCCCCCCTGGTACTGCCCTCCGGCATCAGCCTCGATGGCCTGCTGGCGGAGCTGCGCCGCCTGAGCTGGGGCGCGGCCGACATCCTGCGGGCCTACGGCCGCGGCGAGCAGCCCCCCTATGGCTTTCCGCCGGCGTTGAGCGTGGACAACGGCGGCGAGGGCCCGGTGAGCGCCGCCGATCTGGCCGTGAACCAATGGTTGCTGGATGGCCTGAACGGGGCCTTCCCCGACGCCGCCTGGACCCTGCTCAGCGAGGAGACCGCCAAGGACCAGCTCACCGCCGGCGAGCCCCTGGCCGCCGAGTGGCTGTGGATCCTCGATCCCCTCGATGGCACCAAGGACTTTCTGCAGGGCACCGGCGAATACGCCGTGCACCTGGCCCTGGCCCATCGCGGCGTGCCGGTGCTGGGGGTGGTGCTGCTGCCGGAGATGGAGCAGCTCTGGCTGGGGGTGACCGAGGAGCTGGCCGGCGCGCCGGGTCAGGCCTGGTGCGAGGACCGGGCCGGGCAGCGCACGCCGGTGGCTTTCAGCGGCCGGCGGCAGCTGGGTGAGCTGGTGCTGGTGGCCAGCCGCAACCACCGCGACGCCCGCCTGGAGCAGCTGCTGGCGGCGCTGGAACTGGGCGACACCAAGGCGATCGGCAGCGTGGGCGGCAAGGTGGCCACGATCCTGCGCGGCGAAACCGACCTCTACATCTCCCTGTCGGGCAAGAGTGCCCCGAAAGACTGGGACATGGCCGCCCCCGACGCAGTGCTGCGCGCCGCCGGCGGCGCCTTCAGCCACGCCGATGGCCGGGCGCTCAGCTACAACACCGGCGACGTGCGCCAGGCCGGCTGCCTGATCGCCAGCCATGGCCCGGCCCACCTGCAGCTGTGCGAGCGGGCCGCCGCGGCGATGGCCGCGATCGACCCGGGTTTTCCCGTCTAG
- the rpsN gene encoding 30S ribosomal protein S14, whose product MAKKSMIARDVKRKKMVDRFAAKRAALKAAFEAAADPMERLEIHRKIQGLPRNSAPTRVRNRCWATGKPRGVYRDFGLCRNQLRERAHKGELPGVVKSSW is encoded by the coding sequence ATGGCGAAGAAGTCGATGATTGCGCGCGACGTGAAGCGCAAAAAGATGGTGGATCGCTTCGCCGCCAAGCGCGCCGCGCTCAAGGCCGCCTTTGAAGCCGCCGCCGATCCGATGGAGCGGCTGGAGATCCACCGCAAGATCCAGGGTCTGCCGCGCAACAGCGCCCCCACCCGCGTGCGCAACCGCTGCTGGGCCACCGGCAAGCCCCGCGGCGTGTACCGCGACTTCGGCCTGTGCCGCAACCAGCTGCGCGAGCGCGCCCACAAGGGCGAGCTGCCCGGCGTGGTGAAGTCGAGCTGGTGA
- a CDS encoding pentapeptide repeat-containing protein: protein MRKKPSTTWYENQRRRRRSPFFRRLDRSFKFRVLMAAACSFALLSLVNRFENCHSSRLAPDCLTSDYLDIISIGNVETFSLVAAAFVYIFEAGKRKEREHHEMLDLLLAQREAGASNSLGRIRALEDLSAAGLWQDDFDLQRANLEGLRIPFSRWRGANFAATVLRDADLHGVDLQGADFTDADLTGADLSAANLSGARFTRACLSRTDLRGAQLAGTDFQDADLSGTLADGPLAANGAESSGPTMDPLSGAT, encoded by the coding sequence ATGAGAAAGAAACCTTCCACCACCTGGTACGAAAACCAGCGGCGCCGCCGCCGCTCCCCCTTCTTTCGCCGCCTGGATCGCTCGTTCAAGTTCCGGGTGCTGATGGCCGCGGCCTGTTCGTTCGCGCTGCTGTCGCTGGTGAATCGCTTCGAGAACTGCCACAGCTCCCGCCTGGCGCCGGACTGCCTCACCAGCGACTACCTCGACATCATCAGCATCGGCAACGTGGAGACGTTCAGCCTGGTGGCGGCCGCCTTCGTGTACATCTTCGAGGCGGGCAAGCGCAAGGAGCGCGAGCACCACGAGATGCTCGACCTGCTGCTCGCCCAGCGTGAGGCCGGCGCCTCCAACAGCCTCGGCCGCATCCGGGCCCTGGAGGATCTCTCCGCCGCCGGGCTCTGGCAGGACGACTTCGATCTGCAGCGCGCCAACCTGGAGGGTCTGCGCATTCCCTTCAGCCGCTGGCGGGGCGCCAACTTCGCCGCCACCGTGCTGCGCGATGCCGACCTGCACGGCGTGGATCTGCAGGGCGCCGATTTCACCGATGCCGACCTCACCGGTGCCGATCTCTCCGCAGCCAACCTCAGCGGTGCCCGCTTCACCCGGGCCTGCCTGAGCCGGACCGATCTGCGCGGCGCCCAGCTCGCCGGCACCGATTTCCAGGACGCCGACCTCAGCGGCACCCTCGCCGACGGCCCCCTGGCGGCCAACGGTGCAGAGAGCAGCGGCCCCACAATGGATCCTCTAAGCGGCGCAACCTGA